The Alnus glutinosa chromosome 7, dhAlnGlut1.1, whole genome shotgun sequence genome includes a region encoding these proteins:
- the LOC133874218 gene encoding peroxidase A2-like, whose translation MCSTTSLAVATIFLALFLYESKAQLNATFYGDTCANASTIVRNAVQQALQSDSRIGASLIRLHFHDCFVNGCDGSILLDRGGSITQSEKDAAPNANSTRGFDVVDNIKAALESSCPAVVSCADILALAAEASVSLSGGPTWTVLLGRRDSLTANQAGANTSIPSPVEGLSNITSKFSAVGLDTNDLVALSGAHTFGRAQCRTFIGRLYNFNGTGNPDPTINSSYLTTLQQTCPQNGDGTVLANLDPTTPDNFDNSYFSNLQNNQGLLQSDQELFSTTGSSTVSIVNSFSSNQSAFFERFAQSMINMGNISPLTGSNGEIRSDCKKVNGG comes from the exons ATGTGTTCTACCACTTCCTTGGCAGTGGCCACCATTTTTTTAGCTCTATTTCTTTATGAATCGAAAGCTCAATTGAACGCCACCTTTTATGGTGACACATGCGCAAATGCATCCACCATTGTGCGTAACGCAGTTCAGCAGGCTTTGCAATCTGATTCCAGGATTGGCGCCAGCCTCATCCGACTCCATTTTCATGACTGCTTTGTTAAT GGATGCGATGGTTCAATCTTGCTAGACAGGGGTGGAAGCATTACTCAGAGTGAGAAAGACGCTGCTCCCAATGCTAACTCCACTCGAGGCTTTGACGTTGTCGACAACATCAAGGCTGCTCTGGAAAGTTCTTGCCCTGCTGTTGTTTCTTGTGCTGACATTCTAGCCCTTGCTGCGGAAGCTTCTGTTTCTTTG tcAGGAGGTCCAACATGGACTGTATTATTAGGGAGAAGAGACAGTCTAACTGCAAACCAGGCTGGAGCAAACACCTCCATTCCCTCTCCTGTCGAAGGCTTATCAAACATTACATCCAAGTTTTCTGCAGTTGGTCTAGACACCAATGATCTTGTTGCTTTATCGG GTGCTCACACATTTGGACGAGCTCAGTGTCGCACATTCATCGGTCGGCTGTACAATTTCAATGGCACGGGCAACCCAGACCCAACAATAAACTCGTCATACTTGACCACTCTGCAGCAAACATGTCCACAAAATGGGGATGGAACTGTTCTTGCCAATCTTGATCCCACAACCCCAGATAATTTCGATAATAGCTACTTTTCTAACCTTCAAAACAATCAAGGCCTTCTCCAATCCGATCAAGAGCTGTTTTCCACCACCGGCTCTTCCACGGTTTCCATTGTTAATAGCTTCAGCAGCAACCAAAGCGCTTTCTTTGAAAGGTTTGCTCAGTCCATGATAAACATGGGAAATATTAGCCCCCTCACGGGAAGCAATGGGGAGATTAGGTCCGACTGTAAGAAGGTTAATGGAGGTTAA